A section of the Maylandia zebra isolate NMK-2024a linkage group LG8, Mzebra_GT3a, whole genome shotgun sequence genome encodes:
- the LOC143412317 gene encoding carbonic anhydrase 4-like, translating to MEWFKVVAFVVCVLPTAHCASDSIAWCYHLPSCNDTTWPRISPQYCSGSRQSPINIVSASATPNDKLTEFTFFKYDNTSAMTSIENTGDTVKVTLKSGVKISGGDLSEQYDSLQFHLHWGNGSSVPGAEHTVDGKRYPMELHIVNSKSSYNGNTSLAVKDSTGLAALGFFIEVMPGNSTGQPQSWRNLTSYLANITQKGQKVSIAAGFSLDDLLVGVDRTKYYRYLGSLTTPTCNEAVVWTVFKEPIKVSKDLIDLFSTTLHFNDSMSPLMTNVYRSLQPAQKVWTQSIKASASTTCFSLGLLLLSLTLGWSWS from the exons ATGGAGTGGTTTAAAGTTGTTGCGTTTGTTGTGTGCGTCCTACCCACCGCTCACTGCGCATCGGACTCTATAG ccTGGTGTTATCATCTCCCATCCTGCA ATGACACAACCTGGCCAAGAATTTCCCCCCAGTATTGCAGCGGCAGCCGACAGTCACCCATTAACATCGTCTCAGCATCAGCCACACCGAACGACAAACTGACTGAATTCACTTTTTTCAAGTATGACAACACCTCCGCAATGACATCCATAGAAAATACTGGCGACACAG TCAAAGTGACCCTTAAGAGCGGAGTTAAGATTTCAGGAGGGGACCTGTCCGAGCAATACGACAGCCTGCAGTTTCACTTGCACTGGGGTAATGGCTCCTCTGTGCCCGGCGCAGAGCATACAGTAGATGGAAAGCGCTATCCTATGGAG CTGCATATTGTGAACAGCAAGTCATCCTACAATGGGAATACAAGTCTAGCCGTCAAAGACTCCACCGGACTCGCAGCTCTTGGTTTCTTCATTGAG GTAATGCCAGGTAACTCAACTGGCCAGCCACAAAGCTGGCGCAATTTGACCTCTTACTTGGCCAACATCACACAAAAAG GCCAGAAAGTTTCCATTGCAGCCGGGTTTTCCTTGGACGACCTGCTCGTTGGTGTGGATCGCACTAAGTATTACCGCTACCTCGGATCCTTGACAACGCCAACTTGTAATGAGGCGGTGGTCTGGACCGTTTTTAAGGAACCAATTAAAGTCAGTAAAGATCTG ATTGACCTCTTCAGCACCACACTGCACTTCAACGACAGCATGTCACCACTCATGACAAACGTCTACAGAAGCCTGCAGCCTGCACAGAAAGTCTGGACTCAGAGCATCAAGGCCTCTGCCTCCACAACCTGCTTCTCCCTGGGCCTGCTGCTTCTCAGTCTTACATTGGGCTGGAGTTGGAGCTAA